The region AGACAGCAGACACCGCCAGCAGGCGCGCGGCTTTGAGGACCGGGTGGAACGACAGCACGGCATTGAAGCTGATGAGGCCGGCCTTTTCGAGCGCCTGTCGTTCGTTGGCGCGGATCAAGTCCTGCGAAAACCCCTCGCAGGCTGCGGATCGGGCAAATTGCACGGCCGCCACCAGACGACCCTTGAGATCGGGGTATCGGCGTTCCAGGGTCGCGGCGACGCGATCGATGTTGCCTTCGAACAGGCGGGCGAGGGCGTATCGACCGAAGAGGAACACGGTCACGAGGGCGGTGAGCGCCAGAAGCGAGATTTTCAGCCAGACCGGCAGGACCACGACATTCGCCAGCAGCGAGAGTGCGATAGCACAAGCGGTTACGGCAGCAGCGGTCAAAACCAGCCCCGCCGCAAACAGGACCAGACGCTGTTTGATCAGGACGGCGCGCAGCCGTCGAACCAGTTCGGAACCGGAGGCGAGCTGTGTCATGTCGAAATCCTCGAAGCTGGCATTGCGGGTATACGTCGGCGCCGGGCCGACCCTCTATCGTGAGTATCGGTGTTTAGTATAACAGAGCGTAGGTCAGTAAGTTCAGTCCCATGCGCAGGGCTTCATCGCGTTTTTCCGGAGGGTCATTATGCACCTGCGGGTCTTCCCACCCGTCGCCGATATCCGACTCCACCAGGAAATAGACGACGACGCGCCCGTTGATGATTAACGCGTAGCCACGGGGGGCCTCGTTGTCGTGTTCGTGGATTTTGGGCGGGCCGTTCGGGAAGTCGTAGAAACAATGGTAGATGGGGTGGTCGAACGGCAGTTCAACGACTTCGCGCTCCGGAAACAGCGAGCGCATCTGCTCAAGAAAGGCCGTTCTCATGCCGTACGAGTCATTGACGAACAAAAAGCCGCCGCCCAGCAGGTAAGTCCGCAGTCGCTCCCTTTCTTCGGGGGAGAATTCGATTGTGCCGTGGCCGGTTGCAAACAGAAACGGGTACTGAAACAGGTCGGGATCGGTGATCGTGACCTGTCGTTCGAGGGTGTCGACCGGGAAGGGAGCGTTGTCGCGGACGAATTCGAGGAAGTTGGGTACAGCCGACGCCCCCCAGTACCAGTCGCCGCCTCCCGAATAATGCAGGCGGGCGACCTTAATCGCGGACGGGTTCGGATTGTACCGCTGGGTGAGATAGTCCTCGTCCATCGGCTCGGGGAAAAACGGCGCATTCTGAGCGGTCGTGACGGCGGGGGCCAGAAAGATCAGAAAAGCGCCGACGAGGTTTGTAGGTCCGAACATGCGCATACACTAAATATACGCCTGCGCTCCACTTTCCGACTCAAAAAAAGCGGCCGTCCGGAGGGGACGGCCGACAGAGAGTTACTGGCTGAGACGGTTCAGGTCCCGTGTCGTCAGGCAATTTCCGGTGACAACACGGGTACGATGATCTCCCGGACGTTTCGGATCATTTGAACCGTCTCGGGCTGCGGGCTTCCCATTCTACCACGATCGGGCTGGCGATAAAAACGGAGCTGTACGTTCCGATGAGGACGCCGAGGATCAGGGCCAGTGAGAAGTTCCGAAGCACTTCGCCACCAAAGACGAAGAGAATGGCGACGACGATCAGCACGGTTAACGACGTATTTATCGTTCGTGCAAGCGTCTCGTTGATCGACAAGTTCACCGCCGACACATACTGTGACTTTCCACGATACTTTTTGAAATTCTCGCGAATTCGGTCGAAGATCACAACGGTATCGGAAAGTGAATATCCGGCAAGGGTCAGGAGCGCGACAATGAGTAGCAGGTCGAACTCCTTACCCAACAGGATCATAATTCCAAGTACCGCGAGGACGTCGTGAAACGTCGCTATGGTCGCAGCCACTCCGGAGCGGAAGTCGAATCGAACTGCAATATAAACGAGAATCCCGAGCAGAGATATGATCACCGCCCACTGAGCGTCGCGACGGAGCGTCTCCCCGACGGCAGGTCCGATCACGTGCGAAGAGACCCGGGTGAAGGTGTTACCGACGAAGGTAGTCTCAACGATTTCGGTGATGCGATTGAGCCGCGCTTCGCCGGCCGCCTCGTCTTCGGGTCGTTTGGTTTTGATAATGAAGGCGTTGGGAACCTCAAAGTCTTCGACTTTGGTCACCTGGACGTCGGGAAATTCCGACGAAAGGGCCGAGCGAAGTTCTTCGATCGCGACCGGCTGGTCGAAATGCCCCTGGATCATTACGCCGCCGGCGAAGTCGATACCGAGATTGGCTTTGCCGGTGAAGACCATCACCAGCGCCACGATGCCCAGAATGACCAGGATCGCGGACAACGCGAAGGCGGCTTTTCGCTTGCCGATGAAATCTATGTTTGTATCGGGTACTATTCTAAACATGTTCTGACCTCACGTTAAATCGACAGGGACTTGTAGCCCTTGCGAATGTCGAAGATCGCCTTGGTAATGATATATGCCGTATACAGCGAAATCGTCACGCCCCAGAACAGGGTCACGGCAAAGCCGCGAATCGGACCGGAGCCGAACAGGAACAGGGCGCCGGCGGTAATCAGGGTGGTGACGTGCGAGTCGAGAATGGCCGTAAATGCCCGCTCGTACCCGGCGTCGATGGACGCTCGCACAGTTTTGCCGGATCTCATTTCCTCACGGATGCGCTCGAAAATAAGAATGTTCGAATCCACCGAGATACCAACGGTGAGGATGATACCGGCGATGCCCGGCATGGTTAGAGTCGCGCCGAGTCCGGCCAGGACCGCCAGCAGGAAGAAGATGTTGAAAATCAGGCCCATGTCGGCGATAAGGCCGGATACGCGGTAGTAAACGCCGATAAACAGCAGGACGAGCACCAGCCCCAACAGCGAGGAGTAGAACCCCTTGCGGATCGAGTCTGCGCCGAGGGTCGCGCCCACGACGTTTTTCTCGATGATTTCTACGGGGGCCGGCAGTGATCCCGCTTTCAGAACGATCTCGAGGTTCACGGCATCCTCGATGGTTGCCGAGGAACCCATGGTGATCGTACCGTTGCGGCGGATCTTGGAGCTAATGAAAGGCGACGATTCCACCCTGTTGTCGAGCACGATGGCGAGGGGCTTATTGATGTTGCGGCCGGTCAAATCGGCAAACCGCGCGGCGCCATCGCCGGACAGCTGGAAGTCGACTTTGGGCTTGTTGTATTCGTCGCGGCCGAACCGCACGTCTTCGAGGAACCGCCCGACAAACTCTACTTTACGCTTGAGCAGGTACAGCTCGTAGACTTCGCGCTGGTTCCGGATCTCGGAGCGGGTGGAGAACCCGAACTGCACGTCGATCGGAATCACTCGCTGTACTTCCGGCAGGTTCAACCAGCGCTCGAGGCGCTGCCGGTCATCTTTGGAGACGGAATAGCCCGGCCAGTTGATGCCCGTGTTGTTGTTGTACAGGGCCATTTCGAGTTTTGCGGTGAAGGGGTGCTCTTCGTCGATCACGTCGATACTTTCGTCGAAGCCGAAGTCCATGGTATCCGCGGCGGAGTCGCCCATCAGCTCGGCCAGGATGTCTTTCCGCGTCGAGTCCGGGGCGGCCGTCTCGATCGGAGTCGACTCTTCAGGTGCGGCCTGAGACTCGCCTGCATCCCGCCCGTGGGTCGCCTCGTAGGCGGCGACAACGGAGTCGATACGCGCGAGAATGAGATTGGCGTTGTCGATCGTCTCGAGCAGCTTGAACTCGAGGACGGCGGTCTGGCCGATCAGTTCTACCGCCCGTTCGGGGTCGGTGTAACCGGGCAGATCGACTATGATGCGCTCGTTGCCTTGTTTCTGGATTACGGGTTCGGCGACGCCGAGCCCGTCGACGCGGTTGCGGATCACCTGGATGGCGCGGTCGGCGGCGCCATCGCGGGCAGCTTCGTCAACTTCTTCCGTTTTGACCCGCAGCACGACGTGAATACCGCCCTGGAGATCAAGGCCGAGGCGGATAGCGCTCTGCTGGAGGGAGAGCAACTCATCGGGGTTCTCCGCCTGCATGGCGGCCTTTTCCTCGTTGGACATCGTCCACAGCCGGAACGTGTCCCAGAACGCGATCAGCGCCAGCACAATCATGATGGCGGTGAGTCCCAGTCGCCACTTTTGTGAAGACATACACGGTCCTTTCGTACGTTATCGTTCAATACAGTTGTTGTCGAAGTGATGGTCGAGGGCGCCGCCCTCCGGCTCCCGAGAGGTTCGGCTGTCGCATGTCCACAATCACAC is a window of Candidatus Zixiibacteriota bacterium DNA encoding:
- a CDS encoding DUF4159 domain-containing protein — its product is MFGPTNLVGAFLIFLAPAVTTAQNAPFFPEPMDEDYLTQRYNPNPSAIKVARLHYSGGGDWYWGASAVPNFLEFVRDNAPFPVDTLERQVTITDPDLFQYPFLFATGHGTIEFSPEERERLRTYLLGGGFLFVNDSYGMRTAFLEQMRSLFPEREVVELPFDHPIYHCFYDFPNGPPKIHEHDNEAPRGYALIINGRVVVYFLVESDIGDGWEDPQVHNDPPEKRDEALRMGLNLLTYALLY
- the secD gene encoding protein translocase subunit SecD; its protein translation is MSSQKWRLGLTAIMIVLALIAFWDTFRLWTMSNEEKAAMQAENPDELLSLQQSAIRLGLDLQGGIHVVLRVKTEEVDEAARDGAADRAIQVIRNRVDGLGVAEPVIQKQGNERIIVDLPGYTDPERAVELIGQTAVLEFKLLETIDNANLILARIDSVVAAYEATHGRDAGESQAAPEESTPIETAAPDSTRKDILAELMGDSAADTMDFGFDESIDVIDEEHPFTAKLEMALYNNNTGINWPGYSVSKDDRQRLERWLNLPEVQRVIPIDVQFGFSTRSEIRNQREVYELYLLKRKVEFVGRFLEDVRFGRDEYNKPKVDFQLSGDGAARFADLTGRNINKPLAIVLDNRVESSPFISSKIRRNGTITMGSSATIEDAVNLEIVLKAGSLPAPVEIIEKNVVGATLGADSIRKGFYSSLLGLVLVLLFIGVYYRVSGLIADMGLIFNIFFLLAVLAGLGATLTMPGIAGIILTVGISVDSNILIFERIREEMRSGKTVRASIDAGYERAFTAILDSHVTTLITAGALFLFGSGPIRGFAVTLFWGVTISLYTAYIITKAIFDIRKGYKSLSI
- the secF gene encoding protein translocase subunit SecF → MFRIVPDTNIDFIGKRKAAFALSAILVILGIVALVMVFTGKANLGIDFAGGVMIQGHFDQPVAIEELRSALSSEFPDVQVTKVEDFEVPNAFIIKTKRPEDEAAGEARLNRITEIVETTFVGNTFTRVSSHVIGPAVGETLRRDAQWAVIISLLGILVYIAVRFDFRSGVAATIATFHDVLAVLGIMILLGKEFDLLLIVALLTLAGYSLSDTVVIFDRIRENFKKYRGKSQYVSAVNLSINETLARTINTSLTVLIVVAILFVFGGEVLRNFSLALILGVLIGTYSSVFIASPIVVEWEARSPRRFK